The sequence GCAGCAACGCGGCCGTCAGAATGGCATCTTGAAGCCGGGAGGAATCGGCATGCCGGCAGTCACGCCCGACATTTTTTCGGCGGTCAGGGCTTCGGCCTTGCGCACGGCGTCATTGAAAGCAGCAGCGACCAGGTCTTCCAGCATGTCCTTGTCGTCAGCCAGCAGCGACGGATCGATGACGACGCGCTTGACGTCGTTCTTGCAGCTCATCGTGACCTTCACGAGGCCGGCACCGGATTCGCCTTCGACATTGATCAGGGCCAGCTGGTCCTGCATCTTTTTCATGTCGTCCTGCATCGATTGCACTTTTTTCATCATGCCGGCGAGTTGGTTCTTCATCATGGGTTTTCTCCTGTGAGGGCGTGAAATAAAGGGGTGGAGTACATCAGTCAGTGGGGCTTGATCGAGCCGGGCACGATGGTCGCGCCGAACTCACGCATCATCGCCAGCACGAACGGGTCGGCGTGGATTTGCTGCTCGGCCACTTGCTGTTGCGCGGCCCGCTCGGCATTGGCCTTGGCGTTGGCGGTATGGCGGGCAATACCCAGCTCGGTAGTCACACGTACCGGCTGGCTGAAATGGGTACTCAGGGCGGTCGCCAGCTTGTCAATATTCGCTGGCGAGGCCAGCGTTTCCAAGGGCACGCGCAAATGCAGCGCGACCCCCCCGGCCTTGTCGCAGCGTACCAGCTCGGCTTGCAGCGCCAGTTGCTGGACCACGCCGCGCACCGCCAGTTGCGCCGCCAGCACCGGCCAGTCGCCATCCCAGTCCAGCTCGGGCACCGGGATCACGACCATCGCGGCGACGGGTTCGGGCGGTGCTGCTACAGGCGCAGGCGCGGCTATCGCGCGCGCGGGCGTCGGTGTGGCCACCGGCGGCGTTACCGGTCGCGGTTCAGTTTTTTTTTGAGCCTGTTCGAACTGCTCGTCGTCGGGGAATTCTCCCATCGGCGGCATGTTGTCTTCCCATGGCGCGGGCGCAGCGGCGGGCTTGGCCCTCGGCTCGGGCTTGGGTTCGGCGGCGCGCGCCGGCGGCAGATTCGATACCCCGCCATTGGGTCGCGTCATGCCGCGCGCGGCTTCGAGCGCGGCGCGGGCAGGACTGAGCGCTGCAGTGGCCGGTGCCGCTGTTGTTGGCGCCGGCGCACGCGGCGCCACCGGCGTGCTGCTGACCACTGCTGCCGGTGCGGCACTGAGCCGGGCCGGTGCGCGCGGTGCAGCGAGCGGCGCCGGTGCCGGGCCGATGCCGGCATGTACCGGACGGAACGCCAGCATACGTAGCAGCGTCATCGAAAAGCCGGCGTATTCATCCGGTGCCAGTCCGAGTTCATTGCGACCATGCACGACGATCTGGTAGAACAGTTGTACTTCTTCGGCATCGAACAGCGCGGCCAGACGAACGATATCGGCGCGTTCCGGCAAGTCCTCGGGTAGTGCTGCAGGTACCGATTGCGCCAGCGCGAGGCGATGCAACAAGGTCCCCAGATCCCGCAAGGCGCTGCTGTACGACAGGCTGCGCACGGCCATTTCGTCGGCCACGGCCAGCAGGCCGGCACCATCCTGCGCGGCAAGCGCATCGAGCAAGCGGATCAGATACGACTGGTCGAGCGCACCCAGCATGCCCTGCACCGCATCGAGCGTGACGGTACCGGCGGCGTAAGCAATGGCCTGGTCGGTCAGCGACAGCGCGTCGCGCATCGAACCGTGCGCGCCTTGTGCCAGCAGGCGCAGTGCCGGTGTCTCGAAGGCGATGCCTTCCTGCCCAAGGATGTCGTCGAGATGCGCGACGATGTGCCCGGGCGGCATTTGCTTGAGGTTGAATTGCAGGCAGCGCGACAGCACGGTGACCGGAATTTTTTGCGGATCGGTGGTGGCGAGGATGAACTTGACGTGTTCGGGTGGTTCTTCCAGCGTCTTCAGCATCGCATTGAAGGCGTGGTTGGTGAGCATGTGAACTTCATCGATCATGTAGACCTTGAAGCGCGCATTCGATGGCGCGTAGACCGCCTGCTCCAGCAACTGCGCCATCTCTTCGACGCCGCGGTTTGAGGCCGCATCAAGTTCGATGTAATCGACAAAGCGGCCGGCATCAATCGCGCTGCAGGCGGCACAAACACCGCACGGCGTGGCGGTGATGCCGCCATTGCCATCGATACCGATGCAATTGAAGGCCTTGGCGAGGATGCGTGAGAGGGTAGTTTTGCCGACACCCCGGGTGCCGGTGAACAGGTACGCGTGATGCAGTCGTCCGGACTCGAGCGCATGACTGAGCGCCCGCACCACGTGCTCTTGTCCGACCAGCGTGTCGAAACTGCGGGGACGATATTTTCGGGCAAGAACTTGATAGGACATGGGGGCCCAACGAATCGGCAAAGTGCGATTTTACCCCACATCGGGGCCCCATTTGCCGCCCTTGTTCAGATGTCGGTGCGACCGGCCAGCAGGCTTTTCGAGCGCAGATAAAAACCGATTTCATTGATCGTGGCCAGACCGCGGTCGCCGGCAAACTTGCTTTCGACCAGGCGCATTTGTGCCCGCGCCTGCACCAGCTGGCCACGTTTTGCCGCGACAAAACCCAGTACTGCCCACGGATACGCGTCATACCGGCCATCCTGCCAGTTCGGCGTGACCCGGTTCAGGTAAGCCCAGCCCTTGTCGAAGTACGAGGACAACTCGGTTAGTCCGAACGCCTGCGGGAATATCTGGCAGGTGGTGTCGGCGTAGAACGCTGTGCCGGCGACCTCGTCGGCATCGCTGGGCTTGAAACCGCTGCGGGCGGTATCGAACATCGATGCGCTGATGCGTGAAGTAATGCCGGTGGCAAAACTATCGTAATAATTCGCATCGACGGCGTCCCCGCGCGATCGCAGCAATGCGGCGTAATCCCGCAAGCCGCGGTAGACCTCGCAGTTATCCATCAGGTAACCGACCGAATTGGACTGGCTGCGCGGCGCCTGGAACACGCTGGTCATGCCGTTGGCCTTGACCGCCACGGCAAGGTTGCGATAAGCCATGGTCTTCAGCTTGGCCTTGTTGGCGTCCCACCAGGCCCAGTTCTGGCTGGCTTTCAGGTAACGCGCCACGATCGACAGCGTCGTGGCCGCATACGAATCATCCGAATCGGCCAGCACCAGCTGGAATGCGCCGGTGGGCGTGGTCGTGAAGTTGATATCCTGGATCGATGCATTGGCTTCCAGCCGGCGCAAATACAGATCGAGATAGGTCCGGATATACAGATCCAGATCGGCCGCATTAAGGTATTGGATAATCGGCAGAATACCGAGATTAGTGAAATACCAGTTAATGCGACCGGCCGGCGCAATCAGATAGCCACCGGTGAAAGTACCGGAGGCAATACGCAGTTTCTTGATTTCAGCAACGGCATCGAATGTCCCCACAGTTTGTGCATATCCCTGATGAGTGAAGCCAAATAATGGCGCACTGATCACCAGTGCGGCCGAACGGGTAATAAATTGACGACGTTTCATGAATACTCCCATTGATTCACATTGCAGATCAGAGGCGGCACAAGCAAGCGTCTGATCCGGCACAAAGCGTGCAGACAAAGCGCGGCCGTCAGGGGGCAAAATCCCTTTGCAAAACTGGCGGTTAGCGCTGGTACTGTTGGCGTTAGCCCTCTGGCTTGAGCGGGCATTAGCCTGAGAAACTGCCACTGGAAAATGACAGGACGTGGAAAATTACGAGCGTGGTTCGAACCGGATAACGGAAACCCGTGACACTGATCTTCAGGAAATCAAACAGGCCTGCATAAACACCATCCTTGCCTGTTGACCTGCACACTTCCAATGAGACTTATCCGGCTAAATAATTAATCCATGGAAAAATTTTATGGCATTGATTTTTATCGTGCAATGCCGCAATTCTTTAAATCAGGAAATATTTCCTAAATATAAGGGGAACTTTCAAAGCCCCTTCAGGCGCCAGGCTTTCCGTTATCAAACTTGCTTATCACACGCGCAATTCGGGCATGGCATTGCCACTGCCGATAGCCTGAGTTATGACATGGCTAATTTATTTTAAGAAATATTGGTAAATGCTTCAGACGAAAAAAACGGCAGTGCAATGAACGCACTGCCGTCAATCAAGGATTGACCTGAATCCGGGTCACGCGCAAGTCAATGCGCAGCCGTCGCTGGCGCTTCCAGCACGGCAAGCTCCGTCAGCAGCGGCCCGGCACCACTGAAGCGATCCAGCACCAGATAGATAACCGGCGTGATGAATAGCGTGATGACTTGCGACACCAGCAGGCCGCCCACGATGGCAACCCCGAGCGGCTGCCGCAACTCGGCACCGGCACCGAGTCCGAAGGCGATCGGCAAGGCACCAACCAGCGCGGCCAGCGTGGTCATCATGATCGGACGAAAGCGCAGCAGGCATGCCGAGCGGATCGCCTCGAAGGGTGTCAAGCCCCGGACCCGCTGCGCTTCCAGCGCGAAGTCGATCATCATGATGGCGTTTTTCTTGACGATACCGATCAGCATCAGGATGCCGATGGTGGCGATCAGCGTCAGCTCGAAATTAAACAGCCGCAATGCCAGCAAGGCACCGACGGCTGCCGACGGCAAGCCGGCCAGAATGGTGAGCGGATGGATATAGCTTTCATACAGCACGCCCAGCAGGATGTAGATCACCGCCACGGCCAGTAATAACAGCGCGACCTGACTGCCTTGTGACGACTGGAATACCGCCGCATCGCCGGCATACGAGGTAATCACTGTCGGCGGCATGTGCAAGTCGGCCTTGATCCGGTCAATCGCCGCGCTGGCGTCGCCCAGCGGCACGTCGGGTGCCAGATTGAACGACACGGTGATGGCCTGCAGCTGCCCCTGATGGTTCACTGAAATCGCACCGGCAGTGCGCTTCACGGTCGCCAGGCTCATCAGCGGCACCAGCACGCCGGTTTTGCTACGCACATAGATTTTGCTCAGGTCGGCCTCGTCCTGCAGGCCCGACTCGCTATCCTGAAGAATGACCTGGTAGCTGTTGCTGGTCGTGAAAATGGTCGACACCTGGCGGTCGCCGAAGGCGCTGTACAGCGCAGTGCGGATATCGAGTATCTGGACCCCGGCGGCACTGGCGCGATCACGATTGATATCGACCACCGCTTGTAAGCCACCCAATTGCGAATCACTGGTGACATCGCGGAAGATCGGATTGGCGCGCATTTTTGTCTGAATCCGGTCGGACCAGGTCGTCAGCTCGTCGGCCTTCACGCTCTGCAGCACATACTGATAGCGGCTCTTGCTGGAACGACCACCCAAACTCAGGTTTTGTACCGGCGACAGATACACCGACAGTCCCGGCAGCACGCCGAGCTTGCCGCGCAATTGCTCGAGTACGCGGCTCATGGGCGCACGCGTATTGCGTGCCTTGAGCCCGATGAACAGCGCACCGCTGCTGCCGCTGGTCACGCGCGATGTGACTGACAGCACATTGGCATCGTTCTCGATGATGCTGGCAGTGGCCTGCACCAGCTTCACCATTGCCGGATACGAAATGTCTTGCGGTCCTTCGATTGAGGCGCGGATCTGGCCGATGTCTTCGGTCGGGAAAAATCCTTTCGGAATCTCGATGAACAGAAAACCGGTCAGCAGGAAGGTCGACAGCGCGCCGGCCAGCACTAAGCGGGTGCGGGCAAGACACCAATCGAGGCCGCGACTGTAGGTGTCGAGCACGGCATGAAAGCCTTTTTCGAATTGGCGGCTGATCCAGCTGTCTTCCTCGGGCGGCACGTGTTTCAGGAAACGGCTGCACAGCATCGGTACCAGCGTCAGCGAAATCAATGCCGACACCATGATGGCCAGCGAGACAACTGCCGCGAACTCGCGAAAGATCAGTCCGATCACGCCCGGCATGAAGAAAATCGGGATGAACACCGCCACCAGCGACATCGAAATCGACAGAATCGTGAAGCCGACTTCGCGTGATCCTTTGAGCGCAGCGGCCATCGGTGTCATCCCTTGCTCGACGTAGCGCACGATGTTTTCCAGCATGACGATGGCGTCATCGACGACCAGTCCGACCGCGATCGTGATGCCCAGCAGCGAAATATTGTCGAGGCTGTAGCCCAGCACGTACATCAGCGCGCAACAGCCGATCAGCGAAATCGGCAGGGTCACGACCGGAATGGCGGTAGCGGACAGGCGTTTCAGGAACAGGAAAATCACCAGGATCACCAGCACGATCGTCAGGATCAACGTGTGCTGGACATCGACGATCGATTCACGGATCGACAGCGAGCGGTCGTTCAACTCGTGGATCTCGATCGATGCCGGCATTTGCGCCTTGAATTTCGGCAGTGTTGCCTTGACCGCATCGACCACGGTAACCGTGTTCGCATTCGGCTGACGCTGCACCGCCAGCACGATCGACGGTTCACCGTTGACCCAGCTGCCGCTCTTGGCGGATTCAACGCTGTCTTCGACGGTGGCGACATCCTTGAGCCGCGTGGTGTAGCCATCGCGCGTGCTGACGATCAGTTCGCCGAATTCCGCGGCATTCTTCAACTGGCGATTGGCCTCCAGCGTCAGGCTCTGGCGCGGTCCGTCCAGCACGCCGACCGGGCCGTTGGTGTTGGCAGCCTGGATCAGCTTGGCCAGTTCATCGAGCGTGAGATTGCGTGCTGCCAGTTCGTCGGGGCGTACCTTGACGCGCACGGCAAAGCGACGCTGGCCGTACACCGCCACCTGGGCGACGCCGTCGATCGTCGATAGCGTCGGCGAAATCAGGTTCTCTGCGTAATCGTTCAGGTCTGCCAGTGAAATCGATGGCGACGTCAGTGCCACCAGCAACACCGCTGCATCGGCAGGATTGACCTTGCGATACGCCGGCAGCGCAGTGAGCTCGACCGGCAGGCTGCGTTGCGCACGCAGCAAGGCCGCTTGCACATCCACCGCCGCCGCATCGATATCGCGGTCCGAGTTGAATTCAAGCACGATCGACGTACTGCCCAGCGTGTTGCTGGAGCTGATGGTGTTAATCCCGGAAATCGTCGAGAACTGCTTTTCCAGCGGTGTCGCCACCGATGCCGCCATGATTTCCGGACTGGCCCCGGGCAGGGACGCAGTCACGTTGATGACAGGCGTGTTGTAGGTAGGCAATGCCGCAATCGGCAGCTTCGAATAGGCAAACAGACCAACTACCACGATGGCGATCGAGAGCAAAACCGCCATCACCGGCCGGCGAATACAGAGTTCGGAAATATTCACGATGTCAATTCAAAAATCATGCGCTGAAAGTCGTCGCTACACGCGCAGTGAGCGTCGACGCTCACGGGGCACGCGGCGCCGTGGTGCCGGTGCCGCCGCCACCGGCTGCAGCCTGAACTTCTTTGACGGTCATGCCAGGTCGCAGATTCTGCGCTCCTTCGACCACGACCCGGGCACCGGCTTCGATTCCGGTGACGGCCGCTTTGCCGTCTTCGATCGCTACGACAACGACGACCTGCATCGTCACTGTATTGTCCGGTTGCATCACATAAATGAA comes from Actimicrobium sp. CCC2.4 and encodes:
- a CDS encoding YbaB/EbfC family nucleoid-associated protein, which translates into the protein MMKNQLAGMMKKVQSMQDDMKKMQDQLALINVEGESGAGLVKVTMSCKNDVKRVVIDPSLLADDKDMLEDLVAAAFNDAVRKAEALTAEKMSGVTAGMPIPPGFKMPF
- a CDS encoding efflux RND transporter permease subunit, which produces MNISELCIRRPVMAVLLSIAIVVVGLFAYSKLPIAALPTYNTPVINVTASLPGASPEIMAASVATPLEKQFSTISGINTISSSNTLGSTSIVLEFNSDRDIDAAAVDVQAALLRAQRSLPVELTALPAYRKVNPADAAVLLVALTSPSISLADLNDYAENLISPTLSTIDGVAQVAVYGQRRFAVRVKVRPDELAARNLTLDELAKLIQAANTNGPVGVLDGPRQSLTLEANRQLKNAAEFGELIVSTRDGYTTRLKDVATVEDSVESAKSGSWVNGEPSIVLAVQRQPNANTVTVVDAVKATLPKFKAQMPASIEIHELNDRSLSIRESIVDVQHTLILTIVLVILVIFLFLKRLSATAIPVVTLPISLIGCCALMYVLGYSLDNISLLGITIAVGLVVDDAIVMLENIVRYVEQGMTPMAAALKGSREVGFTILSISMSLVAVFIPIFFMPGVIGLIFREFAAVVSLAIMVSALISLTLVPMLCSRFLKHVPPEEDSWISRQFEKGFHAVLDTYSRGLDWCLARTRLVLAGALSTFLLTGFLFIEIPKGFFPTEDIGQIRASIEGPQDISYPAMVKLVQATASIIENDANVLSVTSRVTSGSSGALFIGLKARNTRAPMSRVLEQLRGKLGVLPGLSVYLSPVQNLSLGGRSSKSRYQYVLQSVKADELTTWSDRIQTKMRANPIFRDVTSDSQLGGLQAVVDINRDRASAAGVQILDIRTALYSAFGDRQVSTIFTTSNSYQVILQDSESGLQDEADLSKIYVRSKTGVLVPLMSLATVKRTAGAISVNHQGQLQAITVSFNLAPDVPLGDASAAIDRIKADLHMPPTVITSYAGDAAVFQSSQGSQVALLLLAVAVIYILLGVLYESYIHPLTILAGLPSAAVGALLALRLFNFELTLIATIGILMLIGIVKKNAIMMIDFALEAQRVRGLTPFEAIRSACLLRFRPIMMTTLAALVGALPIAFGLGAGAELRQPLGVAIVGGLLVSQVITLFITPVIYLVLDRFSGAGPLLTELAVLEAPATAAH
- the dnaX gene encoding DNA polymerase III subunit gamma/tau yields the protein MSYQVLARKYRPRSFDTLVGQEHVVRALSHALESGRLHHAYLFTGTRGVGKTTLSRILAKAFNCIGIDGNGGITATPCGVCAACSAIDAGRFVDYIELDAASNRGVEEMAQLLEQAVYAPSNARFKVYMIDEVHMLTNHAFNAMLKTLEEPPEHVKFILATTDPQKIPVTVLSRCLQFNLKQMPPGHIVAHLDDILGQEGIAFETPALRLLAQGAHGSMRDALSLTDQAIAYAAGTVTLDAVQGMLGALDQSYLIRLLDALAAQDGAGLLAVADEMAVRSLSYSSALRDLGTLLHRLALAQSVPAALPEDLPERADIVRLAALFDAEEVQLFYQIVVHGRNELGLAPDEYAGFSMTLLRMLAFRPVHAGIGPAPAPLAAPRAPARLSAAPAAVVSSTPVAPRAPAPTTAAPATAALSPARAALEAARGMTRPNGGVSNLPPARAAEPKPEPRAKPAAAPAPWEDNMPPMGEFPDDEQFEQAQKKTEPRPVTPPVATPTPARAIAAPAPVAAPPEPVAAMVVIPVPELDWDGDWPVLAAQLAVRGVVQQLALQAELVRCDKAGGVALHLRVPLETLASPANIDKLATALSTHFSQPVRVTTELGIARHTANAKANAERAAQQQVAEQQIHADPFVLAMMREFGATIVPGSIKPH